One genomic region from Salvia hispanica cultivar TCC Black 2014 chromosome 2, UniMelb_Shisp_WGS_1.0, whole genome shotgun sequence encodes:
- the LOC125204153 gene encoding F-box/kelch-repeat protein At1g23390, translated as MTDRKKKMATRVEREEEAEIHGDVLEAIFSHVPSVDLVSASHVSESWHGAVATSLRHPKPWLILHTQSTRPPHALAALAYDPRSDVWMRIRRPPIEHVAALRSSSTANMLYMLSPSAFAFSTDRLHSDWRSVTPPRVWRTDPIVARVAGAVVVAGGACYFEDDPLAVELYDLRERAWRTCKSMPPSLKDSASSSWLSAAATQEKLFLVEKQTGLTHWFDPEANSWSGPIALNPSQPVQSCHVSYSSFTGLILVGICPIGNGETIKMWRIGENDFSIEEIGEMPEDLVAGLKSDSEDFSIDVRLAGNFVYVYNSAAAEEVVACELAGECRWWKVRNVVERDGMILNTLVFTCAEVGIGELERVMTTKGWRFEVV; from the coding sequence TGGCGACGTTCTAGAAGCCATCTTTTCGCACGTGCCGTCAGTCGACCTAGTCTCCGCCTCGCACGTGTCCGAGTCATGGCACGGCGCCGTCGCCACCTCCCTCCGCCACCCGAAGCCGTGGCTCATCCTCCACACGCAGTCCACTAGGCCCCCGCACGCCCTCGCCGCCCTCGCCTACGATCCTCGCTCCGACGTCTGGATGCGCATCCGCCGCCCTCCGATCGAGCACGTCGCCGCCCTCCGATCGTCATCCACCGCGAATATGCTCTACATGCTCTCCCCCTCCGCCTTCGCCTTCTCCACAGATCGCCTCCACTCCGACTGGCGCAGCGTCACCCCTCCCCGCGTCTGGCGGACGGATCCGATCGTCGCCAGAGTCGCCGGAGCCGTCGTCGTCGCCGGCGGCGCGTGCTACTTCGAGGACGATCCGCTGGCGGTCGAGCTCTACGACCTCCGCGAGCGCGCCTGGCGCACGTGCAAGTCAATGCCGCCGAGTTTGAAGGACTCCGCCTCCTCGTCGTGGCTTTCCGCCGCCGCCACGCAGGAGAAGCTCTTCCTCGTCGAGAAACAAACCGGTTTGACTCACTGGTTCGATCCGGAGGCGAATTCCTGGTCCGGTCCGATCGCTCTGAACCCTAGCCAGCCGGTCCAGAGCTGCCACGTCAGCTACTCCAGCTTCACCGGTTTGATCCTCGTCGGAATTTGTCCAATTGGAAACGGTGAAACAATTAAAATGTGGCGAATTGGGGAAAATGATTTCTCGATTGAAGAAATCGGTGAAATGCCGGAAGATTTGGTAGCTGGACTGAAGAGCGATTCAGAAGATTTTTCTATCGATGTTCGATTAGCGGGGAATTTCGTGTACGTTTATAATTCCGCTGCGGCGGAGGAGGTGGTGGCGTGCGAGTTGGCGGGAGAATGCCGGTGGTGGAAGGTGAGGAATGTGGTGGAACGTGACGGAATGATTTTGAATACGTTGGTGTTTACTTGTGCTGAAGTTGGGATCGGCGAGTTGGAGAGAGTCATG